In Bradyrhizobium guangdongense, the sequence GCGGAGGCTTTGGGAAGCCCGCTGTCCGCTGCTGATGTGCCTGATCGTGCCATGTGTCCCTTTTCGAGGCGGGTTCCGCCCGATCCTGTACGGGCGTGGCGCAGTGTGGCGCCCAGTGGTTTCCGACTTCTTTACCGGTACAAATCGCGTGCCGGTTTCCGGGCGCGGGCTCTTCCTTCCCGACGGGAAAATGCTAAACCGCCCCGAGTTGGGGCTTCGTTAACCAAGCCAAACAGGGATTTTCATGCGAATCGCGATGATCGGAACGGGCTATGTCGGACTGGTGTCCGGAGCCTGCTTTGCGGATTTCGGTCACGACGTCACCTGCGTCGACAAGGACGAGAAGAAGATCGCTGCGCTCCATCGCGGCGAGATTCCGATCTACGAGCCGGGCCTCGACGAGCTGGTCGCCACCAACGTCAAGGCGAAGCGGCTCGACTTCACCACCGATGTCTCCAAGCCGGTCGCTGACGCCGACGCGGTGTTCATCGCCGTCGGCACGCCCTCGCGCCGCGGCGACGGCCATGCCGATCTCTCCTATGTCTACGCCGCCGCGAAGGAGATCGCGCAGTCGCTGACCGGCTTCACCGTCGTGGTGACGAAGTCGACCGTGCCTGTCGGCACCGGCGACGAGGTCGAGCGCATCATCCGCGAGACCAACCCCAAGGCGGACGTCGTCGTCGCCTCGAATCCCGAGTTCCTGCGCGAGGGCGCCGCGATCCGCGATTTCAAGTTCCCCGACCGCGTCGTGGTCGGCACCTCCGACGAGCGCGGCCGCAAGGTGATGGGCGACATCTACCGCCCGCTGTCGCTGAACCAGGCGCCGCTGATGTTCACCGCGCGCCGCACCGCCGAGATGATCAAATACGCCGCCAACGCCTTCCTCGCGACCAAGATCACCTTCATCAACGAGATCGCCGACCTGTCGGAAAAGGTCGGTGCCAACGTTCAGGAGGTCGCGCGCGGCATTGGCCTGGACAACCGCATCGGCACCAAGTTCCTGCACGCCGGTCCGGGCTTCGGCGGCTCCTGCTTCCCGAAGGACACCAAGGCGCTGATCAAGATCGCGCAGGACTACGACGTGAATCTGCGCATCGTCGAATCCGTGCTGGCGGTCAACGAGAACCGCAAGCGCGCGATGGCGCGGAAAGTGAGCCAGGCGCTCGGCGGCTCCTTGCGCGGCAAGACCATCGCCGTGCTCGGCCTCACCTTCAAGCCCGACACCGACGACATGCGCGATGCGCCCTCGATTCCGCTGGTGACGGGCTTGCTCGACATGGGCGCCAAGGTGAAGGCGTTCGATCCCGTCGGCATGGAGCAGGCCAAGGGCGAGTTGCCCAACATCACCTATTGCGAAGATGCCTATTCCTGCGCGCAAGGCGCCGATGCGCTGGTCATCGTGACCGAATGGGTCCAGTTCCGCGCGCTCGATCTCGACCGGCTGAAGACCACCATGGCGCAGCCCATCATCGTCGACCTGCGCAACATCTACCGCCCCGAAGACATGGCTGCCGCCGGCTTCACCTATGAGAGCGTGGGGCGGTCGCCCCAAGCCTGATCCACCACCGCACGTAATTCCGTCATGGCCGGGCTTGCCGTCTTCGCTTAGGCTTCGCCGGCCCGATTCTGTAGCCCGGCGATGCGTTCGCGGAGCCGGCTCCCCGCCATCCACGTCTGTTTTCTAGTCGAAGACGTGGATGCCCGGCACAAGGCTGGGCATGACGAGTGGATAGACCTTGCCCCGTAGCTTCGACACGCCCCTCCCGATCGATGCCGTGCTCGACGACCTCTCGCGCACGCTGGAGGCGCACAATGCGGCCGTGCTGGTCGCCCCTCCGGGCGCCGGCAAGACCACACGCGTGCC encodes:
- a CDS encoding UDP-glucose dehydrogenase family protein, with translation MRIAMIGTGYVGLVSGACFADFGHDVTCVDKDEKKIAALHRGEIPIYEPGLDELVATNVKAKRLDFTTDVSKPVADADAVFIAVGTPSRRGDGHADLSYVYAAAKEIAQSLTGFTVVVTKSTVPVGTGDEVERIIRETNPKADVVVASNPEFLREGAAIRDFKFPDRVVVGTSDERGRKVMGDIYRPLSLNQAPLMFTARRTAEMIKYAANAFLATKITFINEIADLSEKVGANVQEVARGIGLDNRIGTKFLHAGPGFGGSCFPKDTKALIKIAQDYDVNLRIVESVLAVNENRKRAMARKVSQALGGSLRGKTIAVLGLTFKPDTDDMRDAPSIPLVTGLLDMGAKVKAFDPVGMEQAKGELPNITYCEDAYSCAQGADALVIVTEWVQFRALDLDRLKTTMAQPIIVDLRNIYRPEDMAAAGFTYESVGRSPQA